The following proteins are co-located in the Vidua macroura isolate BioBank_ID:100142 chromosome 1, ASM2450914v1, whole genome shotgun sequence genome:
- the GJD4 gene encoding gap junction delta-4 protein — protein sequence MEHWDSLGFLIVTLNYNVTIVGKIWLMLTILLRMAVVVLAGYPLYQDEQERFVCNTLQPGCANVCYDLFSPVSHFRFWLIQTVSVLLPYAAFSIYVLHKVAMYIVRMHCVVHGCKRNKGLSSPKDVKELCRSAVVNRADCDADNLSVLNFSGAYTIHLFIRTLLEVAFAAVQYFLFGFFVPDRFSCYHSPCTSAVDCYISRPTEKSIMMIFIWGVSSLSFLLSLADLVCALQRMTARNQKNKLLANLCTDKECMIDLPPVQHSSSSPPPNGDAPVANSCQTSDGSCSLLPDEEEEAVLHPGGVPQQNPSTNLSSSSSNKCCVSGDLAVKQQSTEESLCASDHQGTPCSQMRPRLQQDLIKDTALALRPQIEFPLGVSSSVVQSKLLGFYPSAELKSPDAQSNYSSTSCLRSKKSEWV from the coding sequence GGAAGATCTGGCTGATGTTAACAATTCTGCTGCGAATGGCAGTGGTGGTGTTAGCAGGCTACCCCCTGTACCAAGATGAGCAGGAGCGCTTTGTCTGCAACACCCTGCAACCAGGATGTGCCAACGTTTGCTATGACTTGTTCTCTCCCGTGTCTCACTTTAGGTTCTGGCTCATTCAGACCGtgtctgtcctgctgccctATGCTGCATTCAGCATTTATGTTTTGCACAAGGTAGCTATGTACATTGTGAGAATGCACTGTGTGGTGCATGGGTGCAAGAGGAACAAGGGTTTATCAAGCCCCAAAGATGTGAAGGAGCTCTGTAGAAGTGCAGTTGTCAATAGAGCAGATTGTGATGCAGACAACCTAAGTGTCCTTAATTTTTCAGGGGCGTATACCATTCATCTTTTTATTAGGACCCTACTTGAGGTTGCCTTTGCAGCTGTGCAATACtttctttttggattttttgttccTGACCGCTTTTCATGCTACCACTCACCTTGCACAAGCGCTGTTGACTGTTACATCTCCCGTCCCACTGAGAAATCCATCATGATGATTTTCATCTGGGGGGTCAGCAGTCTGTCCTTTCTGCTCAGCCTTGCTGATCTTGTCTGTGCTCTCCAGAGAATGACAGCAAGAAACCAAAAGAACAAGCTGCTGGCAAACCTCTGCACGGACAAGGAGTGCATGATAGATCTTCCCCCAGTCCAGCACAGTAGCTCCTCTCCACCTCCAAATGGGGATGCCCCAGTAGCAAATAGCTGTCAGACCAGTGATGGCTCCTGCTCGCTTCTCCCTgatgaggaagaagaggctgTACTTCATCCTGGAGGTGTCCCTCAGCAAAATCCCAGCACtaacctcagcagcagcagcagcaataagTGCTGTGTATCAGGAGACCTTGCTGTTAAACAACAGAGCACTGAAGAATCCTTGTGTGCCAGTGACCACCAAGGAACTCCCTGCAGCCAAATGAGACCCAGACTTCAGCAAGACCTCATTAAAGATACTGCCCTGGCTTTGAGACCTCAGATTGAGTTTCCCCTTGGAGTTTCTTCCTCTGTTGTTCAGAGCAAGCTTTTAGGGTTCTACCCTTCAGCTGAGCTAAAAAGCCCTGATGCACAATCAAATTATAGCAGCACAAGCTGCCTGAGGTCAAAAAAGTCCGAATGGGTATAG